Proteins from one Fragaria vesca subsp. vesca linkage group LG6, FraVesHawaii_1.0, whole genome shotgun sequence genomic window:
- the LOC101299979 gene encoding uncharacterized protein LOC101299979, whose product MVQEVGFDGISMGGNRESGSESSSSACSEQFQDSMHESINSGCHNDEISEAANKRLKETPIQSNEKAQLAQTLLSLPPLGLSLGKTPSFLDLKEKFPRKRKPKRAAEVNVQSMSEKEKLKASNFCASLLRIGSWQRVTEHEGDLVAKCYYAKRKLVWEILDNGLKSKIELQWSDIIAIRAVIEENQPGILEIELGQPPTFHRESNPQPRKHTMWNPATDFTGGAALIHRRHYLQFPPGLLDKHYEKLLQCESRFLEMSQRPFPSQRSPYFQSYNGGADISFEFGSLGAEIPSNLPLQFPTHLDPRQIQAYEETKASLCYTDSTSPVSDEVIGNQGVETQCVPSSWDSQVVAYLLARDQIPQPVSAAEAHFNPAISFQNFNEPIAYNQGSQTLYNIDIEKQLFSHMQIQSYNNSLGSSSAFPENLNSGAITGIEQTNYDQIMSANTNLIPGARDHTGQALPLSWMMAPLPNSWGAPPQVVPSRHSGIHPADNNLRYSSFNPNPTTDDYAAFNNSVNR is encoded by the exons ATGGTTCAAGAGGTTGGATTTGATGGGATTTCCATGGGAGGAAATAGGGAAAGTGGTAGCGAGTCTTCTTCTTCTGCTTGTTCAGAGCAGTTTCAGGATTCAATGCATGAGTCTATCAACTCTGGTTGTCATAATGATGAAATCTCAGAAGCTGCAAACAAGAGGCTTAAGGAAACTCCTATTCAGTCCAACGAAAAG GCTCAACTGGCGCAAACCCTTCTAAGCTTACCACCACTTGGTTTGTCACTTGGGAAGACGCCCTCTTTCTTGGACTTGAAAGAAAAATTTCCCCGCAAACGAAAGCCCAAGCGTGCAGCTGAAGTTAATGTTCAATCTATGTCCGAGAAGGAAAAACTGAAAGCTTCTAACTTCTGTGCCTCGTTACTCAGAATTGGTTCATGGCAG AGAGTAACTGAACATGAAGGTGACCTGGTTGCAAAGTGTTACTATGCTAAGAGAAAACTGGTTTGGGAAATCTTGGATAATGGTTTGAAGAGCAAGATTGAATTGCAGTGGTCTGATATTATTGCTATTAGAGCTGTAATTGAAGAAAACCAACCTGGCATTCTAGAGATTGAG CTAGGCCAGCCACCTACATTTCATCGAGAGTCTAATCCACAGCCAAGAAAGCATACTATGTGGAATCCCGCAACAGATTTCACCGGCGGTGCAGCTCTCATTCACAG GAGGCATTATCTTCAGTTCCCGCCTGGTTTGCTTGACAAACACTATGAGAAGCTTTTACAATGTGAAAGCCGGTTTTTAGAGATGAGCCAGAGACCTTTCCCAAGTCAAAGATCTCCTTACTTCCAATCATACAATGGAGGTGCGGATATTTCTTTCGAATTTGGTAGCCTTGGAGCGGAAATCCCTTCCAACTTACCGTTACAATTCCCAACACATCTGGATCCTAGACAAATTCAAGCATATGAAGAAACAAAAGCATCTCTCTGTTACACAGATTCTACTTCACCAGTATCAG ATGAGGTCATCGGCAACCAAGGAGTTGAAACTCAGTGTGTGCCATCATCATGGGATTCACAAGTCGTTGCATATCTTTTAGCGAGAGATCAAATTCCACAACCGGTTTCTGCAGCAGAAGCACACTTCAATCCAGCCATTTCTTTCCAAAACTTCAATGAACCAATAGCTTATAATCAAGGGTCCCAAACGCTGTACAATATCGACATCGAAAAGCAGTTGTTCAGCCACATGCAGATTCAGAGTTACAACAACTCACTAGGCTCATCATCAGCATTTCCAGAGAATTTGAATTCTGGAGCAATTACTGGTATTGAGCAAACAAACTATGACCAGATAATGAGTGCTAACACAAACTTGATTCCGGGTGCAAGGGATCATACAGGCCAGGCTCTCCCGTTAAGCTGGATGATGGCACCTCTACCAAACAGCTGGGGTGCGCCGCCCCAAGTTGTTCCTTCGAGGCACTCAGGGATACATCCGGCTGATAACAACTTGAGGTATTCATCTTTCAATCCAAATCCAACAACAGATGACTATGCCGCTTTCAACAACTCGGTGAACCGCTGA